A window of the Macaca nemestrina isolate mMacNem1 chromosome X, mMacNem.hap1, whole genome shotgun sequence genome harbors these coding sequences:
- the LOC105468407 gene encoding rhox homeobox family member 2 isoform X2 translates to MEPLDQSSQDITSLLSLGVDYEKELQDMNAAVLSPTEEFKEEEEDAPSEPEQGTAAAGEESKLAGAQGGEEKDGGGGGGAGAPGLLWKENREGSSGSDGDDEDSDQGEKEPRQQDSPPPGAVGGLEPGNAQEPSVHAFTPLQLQELERIFQRKKYPSEFLRRRLARSMNVTELAVQIWFENRRAKWRRHQRALMARNMPPLMVVGQPVMVTAVEAIMAPLSISRMRDGYFWGYSHSSTLCFSMSPFPPPSLPLPTVFLPPMPPSDEAQFGRFPFVIGHSFTFPNV, encoded by the exons ATGGAGCCTCTGGACCAGTCTAGCCAGGATATCACCAGCTTGCTCAGCCTTGGAGTCGACTACGAGAAGGAACTACAGG ATATGAATGCTGCGGTGCTGTCGCCTACTGAAGAGttcaaagaggaggaagaggatgcaCCGTCTGAGCCTGAGCAAggcacagcagcagcaggagaagAGTCAAAGTTGGCAGGAGCCCAAGGTGGAGAAGAAAAagatggcggcggcggcggcggcgcaggAGCTCCTGGCCTCCTATGGAAAGAAAACCGCGAGGGCAGCAGCGGCAGCGATGGCGACGATGAGGACAGCGACCAGGGCGAGAAGGAACCCAGACAGCAGGATTCGCCCCCACCGGGCGCTGTCGGGGGGCTGGAGCCTGGCAACGCGCAGGAGCCCAGCGTCCACGCCTTCACCCCCTTGCAGCTGCAGGAGCTGGAGCGCATTTTCCAACGCAAGAAGTACCCCAGCGAGTTCCTGCG GAGGAGGCTGGCAAGAAGCATGAATGTGACTGAACTCGCAGTGCAG ATTTGGTTTGAGAATAGAAGAGCCAAGTGGAGGAGACATCAGAGGGCATTAATGGCGAGAAACATGCCGCCCCTCATGGTCGTGGGCCAGCCTGTCATGGTAACTGCAGTTGAGGCCATAATGGCACCCTTGTCCATCAGCAGGATGAGAGATGGTTACTTCTGGGGCTACAGCCATTCCAGCACCCTGTGTTTCTCCATGTCACCCTTTCCTCCTCCGTCCTTGCCCCTTCCAACTGTGTTTCTTCCACCTATGCCTCCCTCTGACGAGGCCCAATTTGGCCGGTTCCCTTTTGTTATCGGGCATTCTTTCACATTCCCCAATGTGTAA